A genomic window from Microbacterium sp. ET2 includes:
- a CDS encoding D-arabinono-1,4-lactone oxidase, translated as MTRPGAVWRNWGRTVQAKPVRAEFPATPEAVERAVGAAARRRLRIKPVGSGHSFSGIAVAPDVLLDLSALSGVVAIDSETMRVTLGAGTPLHQVPRLLARHGLAMQNLGDIDRQTIAGAIATGTHGTGLAFGGLATQVVGVTIVTGTGETRRIAEDDPLLAAVSLGLGALGVLVDVTLQCVPAFHLEAVERREPLDEVVAGLLDRARTADHFEFYWFPHTDVALTKTNRRLAETTPRRPLPRVGRFIDETVLANGVYRGMCAVGRALPPAVPAFSRLATRVTGDRTYLDRSHRVFTQRRGVRFREMEYALPAENVASAFAEVRALIAAEGWRISFPLEVRFAAGDDRWLSTAYDRPTGYIAVHRYFREDPTAYFTAVEQIMLAYDARPHWGKLHSLGADVLRDRYPRFDDFLSVRRALDPDGLFRNEYLDRVLGL; from the coding sequence GTGACCCGCCCGGGCGCCGTCTGGCGCAATTGGGGGCGCACGGTCCAGGCCAAGCCGGTGCGCGCCGAGTTCCCGGCCACTCCCGAGGCGGTCGAGCGCGCGGTCGGCGCGGCTGCCCGGCGGAGGCTGCGGATCAAGCCGGTCGGCTCCGGGCACAGCTTCTCGGGCATCGCCGTCGCACCCGACGTGCTGCTGGACCTGTCCGCGCTGTCGGGGGTCGTCGCGATCGACTCCGAGACCATGCGGGTGACGTTGGGAGCGGGCACGCCTCTGCACCAGGTTCCGCGCCTTCTTGCTCGTCACGGTCTGGCCATGCAGAATCTCGGTGACATCGATCGGCAGACCATCGCCGGGGCCATCGCCACCGGCACCCACGGCACGGGCCTCGCCTTCGGGGGGTTGGCCACCCAGGTCGTCGGCGTCACCATCGTCACCGGCACCGGCGAGACCCGGCGGATTGCAGAGGATGATCCTCTGCTCGCCGCGGTCTCCCTCGGACTCGGCGCCCTCGGGGTGCTCGTCGATGTGACGCTGCAGTGCGTTCCCGCCTTCCACCTCGAAGCCGTCGAACGTCGCGAGCCGCTCGACGAGGTCGTCGCGGGACTGCTGGATCGAGCTCGGACGGCGGACCACTTCGAGTTCTACTGGTTCCCCCACACCGACGTGGCCCTGACCAAGACCAACCGGAGGCTCGCGGAGACGACCCCTCGCCGTCCGTTGCCACGGGTGGGGAGGTTCATCGACGAGACGGTGCTGGCGAACGGCGTGTACCGGGGCATGTGCGCCGTCGGAAGGGCGCTCCCGCCGGCCGTCCCGGCCTTCTCGCGCCTCGCCACGCGCGTCACCGGCGACCGCACCTATCTCGACCGGTCGCACCGCGTCTTCACGCAGCGGCGCGGGGTCCGCTTCCGCGAGATGGAGTACGCCCTTCCCGCCGAGAACGTGGCGTCGGCATTCGCCGAGGTGCGCGCCCTCATCGCAGCCGAGGGGTGGCGGATCTCCTTCCCCCTCGAAGTGCGCTTCGCCGCCGGCGACGATCGCTGGCTGTCGACCGCGTACGACAGACCGACGGGCTACATCGCCGTCCACCGCTACTTCCGGGAGGACCCGACGGCGTACTTCACCGCCGTCGAGCAGATCATGCTCGCGTACGACGCACGTCCGCACTGGGGCAAGCTCCATTCGCTCGGTGCCGACGTCCTCCGCGACCGCTATCCCCGATTCGACGACTTCCTCTCGGTGCGCCGCGCACTCGATCCCGACGGCCTGTTCCGCAATGAGTATCTGGACCGCGTGCTCGGGCTCTAG
- a CDS encoding alanine racemase: MTIDLLAQDATAKSSGELWRAPARYWAEMSAATAHLPAPVAAIDRGALAFNALDMMVRAGGVPIRVASKSIRVREVLDAVLRLPGYRGILAFTLAEALWLSSDHDDIVLGYPTIDRRSLARLAADEEAARRITLMVDDPGQLDLIDAVVPATARTELRVAVDVDASWRTPGLGHVGVHRSPLHTAQDAVSLARVIVERPGFRLVGLMMYEAQIAGQPDATGAGDAVIRWMQRRSAEELRERRGEVVRRVGELAHLDFVNGGGTGSLERTAADLAVTELTAGSGLLAGHLFDGYRSFDPAPAAAFALDIVRMPAPDVATVLGGGWVASGPAAQSRLPRPVWPAGLRLLPREGAGEVQTPLRGPAAAHLAIGDRVWFRHAKSGELAERVERFELVSDGGIVAGIPTYRGEGKAFL, encoded by the coding sequence GTGACGATCGATCTCCTGGCGCAGGATGCCACCGCGAAGTCATCCGGCGAGCTCTGGCGGGCGCCGGCGCGGTACTGGGCCGAGATGTCGGCGGCCACCGCCCACCTGCCGGCGCCGGTCGCCGCGATCGACCGTGGGGCGCTGGCGTTCAACGCCCTCGACATGATGGTGCGCGCCGGAGGCGTGCCCATCCGGGTGGCGAGCAAGTCCATCCGCGTACGGGAGGTGCTCGACGCTGTCCTGCGGCTCCCCGGGTATCGCGGCATCCTGGCCTTCACGCTCGCCGAAGCCCTGTGGCTGAGCTCGGACCACGATGACATCGTGCTGGGCTATCCCACGATCGACAGGCGGAGTCTTGCCCGCCTTGCCGCAGACGAGGAAGCCGCGCGGCGGATCACCCTGATGGTCGACGACCCCGGGCAGCTCGATCTCATCGATGCGGTCGTGCCGGCGACCGCTCGCACCGAGCTGCGGGTCGCTGTGGACGTGGACGCGTCGTGGCGGACCCCGGGCCTCGGTCATGTCGGCGTGCACCGCTCGCCGCTTCACACGGCCCAGGACGCGGTGAGCCTGGCGCGCGTCATCGTCGAGCGGCCGGGCTTCCGACTGGTCGGGCTGATGATGTACGAGGCTCAGATCGCCGGCCAGCCGGATGCGACCGGTGCCGGTGACGCCGTCATCCGCTGGATGCAGCGCCGGTCTGCGGAAGAACTGCGCGAGCGCCGGGGCGAGGTCGTCCGGCGCGTCGGCGAACTCGCACACCTCGACTTCGTCAACGGCGGGGGCACCGGCTCGCTGGAGCGGACCGCTGCTGACCTCGCGGTGACAGAACTGACGGCCGGGAGCGGCCTGCTCGCCGGCCACCTCTTCGACGGCTACCGCTCCTTCGACCCGGCCCCGGCGGCGGCTTTCGCGCTCGACATCGTGCGGATGCCCGCGCCGGACGTTGCGACGGTCCTCGGGGGAGGATGGGTCGCCTCGGGTCCTGCCGCGCAATCGCGGCTGCCGCGCCCTGTCTGGCCCGCGGGCCTGCGTCTTCTCCCTCGCGAGGGCGCGGGTGAGGTCCAGACCCCGCTTCGCGGCCCGGCCGCCGCGCATCTGGCGATCGGCGACAGAGTATGGTTCCGTCACGCCAAGAGCGGAGAACTGGCCGAGCGGGTGGAGAGGTTCGAGCTCGTGTCGGACGGAGGGATCGTGGCCGGTATTCCGACATACCGCGGCGAGGGAAAGGCGTTCCTGTGA
- a CDS encoding NAD(P)/FAD-dependent oxidoreductase, translating into MTHTAHRILIVGGGYAGFYTAWKLEKRLRRGEAEVTIVDPLAYMTYQPFLPEVAAGSIEARHSVVSLRRHLKRTRIVAAKVTGIDHAHKTATLAPIAGEPYQQEYDQIVVTAGAVSRTFPIPGIADTAIGLKTIEEAVAIRDRLLTNFDRAAALPPGPERERLLTVVVVGGGFAGIEVFAELRSFASSLVAKYPELTFDETHFHLIEAMGRIMPEVSLKTSEWVLKDLAKRGAFVHLDTQVTSAVDGDVELSTGEVIPADLIIWTAGVMANPTVVRGGDLPVEERGRIRTRADLRVGTEDEIVEGAWAAGDVAAVPDLSGGGVGGYCVPNAQHAVRQGKLLAKNITAVLRGEDPVDYLHKNLGAVAGLGLYNGAFQSGNIAIKGFLAWLAHRGYHGLAMPTWERKLRVIAGWLGNVVLGRDMANLEAVQTPRAAFEEFAARPRPAQPAVTPPQTPRDAGADADAPEKSKVAAGR; encoded by the coding sequence GTGACCCACACCGCGCACAGGATCCTCATTGTCGGTGGCGGATACGCAGGCTTCTACACGGCGTGGAAGCTGGAGAAGCGTCTGCGCCGCGGCGAGGCCGAGGTGACGATCGTCGATCCTCTCGCCTACATGACCTATCAGCCGTTCCTGCCCGAGGTGGCGGCCGGTTCGATCGAGGCCCGGCACTCGGTGGTGTCACTCCGACGGCACTTGAAGCGGACCCGGATCGTGGCCGCGAAGGTCACCGGCATCGATCACGCCCACAAGACGGCTACCCTCGCCCCGATCGCGGGGGAGCCGTACCAGCAGGAGTACGACCAGATCGTCGTCACCGCCGGCGCGGTCTCGCGGACCTTCCCCATTCCCGGCATCGCCGACACCGCGATCGGGCTGAAGACCATCGAGGAGGCCGTCGCGATCCGCGACCGGCTCCTGACCAACTTCGACAGGGCCGCCGCGCTCCCGCCCGGTCCCGAGCGTGAGCGGCTGCTGACCGTCGTCGTGGTCGGCGGCGGCTTCGCCGGCATCGAGGTCTTCGCCGAACTGCGTTCGTTCGCCTCGTCGCTGGTGGCGAAGTACCCCGAGCTCACGTTCGACGAGACGCACTTCCACCTCATCGAGGCGATGGGGCGCATCATGCCCGAGGTCTCGCTGAAGACCAGCGAATGGGTGCTGAAGGACCTGGCCAAGCGCGGCGCCTTCGTCCATCTCGACACCCAGGTCACGAGCGCGGTCGACGGTGACGTCGAACTGTCCACCGGAGAGGTGATCCCCGCCGATCTCATCATCTGGACGGCCGGGGTCATGGCAAACCCGACGGTCGTGCGCGGCGGCGATCTCCCGGTCGAGGAGCGCGGTCGCATCCGCACGCGCGCCGACCTCCGCGTGGGCACAGAGGACGAGATCGTCGAAGGTGCCTGGGCAGCGGGCGACGTCGCGGCGGTCCCGGATCTGTCCGGCGGTGGAGTCGGCGGCTACTGCGTGCCGAACGCTCAGCACGCCGTCCGCCAGGGGAAGCTCCTGGCGAAGAACATCACTGCTGTGTTGCGCGGCGAGGACCCGGTCGACTACCTCCACAAGAACCTCGGTGCCGTCGCCGGTCTGGGTCTGTACAACGGGGCTTTCCAGTCGGGGAACATCGCGATCAAGGGATTCCTCGCCTGGCTCGCACACCGTGGCTACCACGGCCTGGCCATGCCGACCTGGGAGCGCAAGCTGCGCGTGATCGCCGGATGGCTGGGCAATGTGGTCCTCGGTCGCGACATGGCGAACCTCGAAGCGGTGCAGACGCCGCGTGCGGCGTTCGAGGAGTTCGCGGCGCGCCCGCGACCTGCTCAGCCCGCGGTGACGCCGCCGCAGACGCCCCGCGACGCCGGTGCGGACGCCGACGCTCCCGAGAAGTCGAAGGTCGCCGCGGGACGCTGA